A single genomic interval of Macadamia integrifolia cultivar HAES 741 chromosome 6, SCU_Mint_v3, whole genome shotgun sequence harbors:
- the LOC122080830 gene encoding F-box/kelch-repeat protein At3g61590-like, whose product MEEETSWITDRFDDIGREFTCISKFERFPEISDEGNNLNLVVPIDFILPDDLLERIFVYLPIASIFRAGCVCKRWNELVNSRRLSVLSQKPWYFMFTSSDEPTGYAYDPILRKWYSLELPRIETPNWFIASSCGLVCFMDNDSRSQLFVCNPITKEYKILDEPPGLKYSDYSALAISVDRISHSYTVAIAKSKQVPGNFIQWDLSVDVYESETMTWETSATELLTGWRGGDESVICDGVLYFLIYSTVGGMGWHERHGLIMHDLSSRSSRGKLMQIPVPCPLTCGRLMNLNDKLVMVGGIGKPDRPDIIKGIGIWILNGEEWQEVSRMPHKFFQGFGEFDDVFASSGTDDLIYIQSYGAPALLVFDMNQKQWKWSQKCPVTKRFPLQLFTGFCFEPRLEVAP is encoded by the coding sequence ATGGAGGAGGAAACATCATGGATCACCGATCGCTTTGATGACATTGGGCGAGAGTTTACATGTATTTCAAAGTTTGAGCGATTCCCTGAAATCAGCGATGAAGGCAATAATCTAAACCTAGTAGTTCCGATAGATTTTATTCTTCCTGATGACTTATTGGAAAGAATATTTGTCTATCTTCCTATTGCAAGCATCTTTAGAGCAGGTTGTGTGTGTAAACGATGGAATGAACTTGTAAATTCCAGAAGGTTAAGTGTTTTATCCCAAAAACCTTGGTACTTTATGTTTACGAGCTCTGATGAACCTACTGGGTATGCCTATGATCCCATCCTTCGGAAATGGTACAGTTTGGAGCTCCCCCGCATTGAGACACCTAACTGGTTTATTGCTTCCTCCTGTGGTTTGGTTTGCTTCATGGACAATGATAGTAGAAGCCAGCTATTTGTCTGTAACCCTATTACCAAAGAATATAAGATCCTTGATGAGCCTCCGGGTCTGAAATACTCTGACTACAGTGCTCTTGCAATCTCAGTTGATAGGATATCTCACAGTTATACTGTTGCAATTGCAAAATCTAAGCAAGTTCCTGGTAATTTCATCCAATGGGATCTCTCAGTTGATGTCTACGAATCGGAAACAATGACGTGGGAGACTTCTGCGACAGAGCTGTTGACAGGGTGGAGAGGAGGCGATGAAAGTGTGATCTGTGATGGGGTGTTGTACTTCTTGATTTACTCTACTGTAGGTGGCATGGGTTGGCACGAACGCCATGGCTTGATTATGCATGATCTTTCTAGCCGTTCTTCCCGTGGTAAGCTGATGCAAATTCCTGTGCCTTGCCCTCTGACCTGTGGCCGCCTGATGAACCTTAATGATAAGCTGGTGATGGTGGGTGGGATTGGGAAACCAGACAGACCGGACATTATAAAGGGGATTGGCATTTGGATTCTAAATGGGGAAGAGTGGCAAGAAGTTTCGAGGATGCcccacaagttcttccaaggaTTTGGTGAGTTTGATGATGTATTTGCTAGCAGTGGAACTGATGATCTCATATACATACAGAGTTATGGAGCTCCagctcttcttgtgtttgatatgAACCAGAAGCAATGGAAGTGGTCACAGAAGTGTCCTGTGACAAAGAGATTCCCACTTCAACTCTTCACTGGTTTTTGTTTTGAACCAAGGCTTGAAGTTGCTCCCTAA
- the LOC122081273 gene encoding uncharacterized protein LOC122081273 — translation METHLLEINLISAQGLKSPSTNLRRLQTYALAWVNPTTKLRTRVDIIGGENPTWNDKFIFRVSPDFLSNDTSAVSVEIYAVGCLKDPLIGTVRFLVGNCLCPAVSSPTKVFAGVGIPSFIALQIRRPSGRFQGVLNLGAMVINGIDLLGLTGFSAIGYRDMMGHRNHHHRRQHRRREPLNKNSEEQPDSCDNSSGDSAEYSDAESSSASSTSTSSTVLQDWNGKRDILANGNEKDFVDIGGLFCGLGFQRKKNLLHCFTGWGSGGALV, via the coding sequence ATGGAAACCCATCTCCTGGAGATCAACTTGATCTCTGCTCAGGGCCTCAAGTCTCCCTCTACCAACCTGCGTCGCTTGCAGACTTATGCATTGGCGTGGGTTAACCCAACCACCAAGCTCCGCACTCGCGTCGACATCATAGGCGGTGAAAACCCTACCTGGAATGACAAGTTCATCTTTCGAGTCTCCCCGGACTTTCTCTCCAACGATACCTCCGCCGTCTCTGTCGAGATCTATGCCGTTGGCTGCCTCAAAGATCCCCTCATCGGTACCGTCAGGTTCTTGGTTGGAAACTGCCTCTGCCCTGCAGTTTCTTCCCCTACCAAAGTCTTCGCCGGCGTCGGCATTCCCTCGTTCATCGCTCTCCAAATCCGCCGCCCTTCCGGCAGATTTCAAGGTGTTCTCAACCTTGGAGCTATGGTGATCAACGGCATAGACCTCCTCGGCTTGACAGGATTCTCGGCGATTGGGTATCGTGATATGATGGGCCATCGAAACCACCACCACCGACGCCAACACCGCAGGCGGGAGCCATTGAACAAGAACAGCGAGGAACAGCCCGATTCTTGCGACAATTCGTCTGGAGACTCCGCGGAATATTCCGACGCTGAATCATCTTCGGCTTCGTCTACGTCGACCTCATCGACGGTTCTGCAGGACTGGAACGGGAAAAGGGACATACTGGCGAATGGGAACGAAAAAGATTTTGTGGACATTGGAGGATTATTTTGCGGGTTAGGGTTTCAGCGGAAGAAGAATCTATTGCATTGCTTCACGGGTTGGGGTTCCGGTGGAGCTCTCGTCTGA
- the LOC122082656 gene encoding uncharacterized protein LOC122082656, translated as METHLLEINLISAQGLKTPSTSLRRLQTYALAWVNATTKLRTRVDIVGGENPTWNDKFIFRVSPDFLSSETSAVSVEIYAVGCLKDPLIGTVRFLVGNCLYPAVPSPDTVVAGIGIPSFIALQVRRPSGRFHGVLNLGAMVINGLDLLGLTGFSAIGYRDMMGHRHHHHRHQHQHQHQHQHQHRRREQPNKSSEEQYDSCDNSCGDPAEYSDAESSSASSTSTSSTVLQDWNGKRDIPADGKGKDFVDIGGLLCGLGFQWKKNHTNMNLSQCCKGWGFGGALV; from the coding sequence ATGGAAACCCATCTCCTGGAGATCAATTTGATCTCTGCTCAGGGCCTCAAGACTCCCTCTACCAGCTTGCGTCGCTTGCAGACTTATGCATTGGCGTGGGTTAACGCAACCACCAAGCTTCGCACTCGCGTCGACATCGTAGGCGGTGAAAACCCTACCTGGAATGACAAGTTCATCTTCCGAGTCTCCCCGGACTTTCTCTCCAGCGAAACCTCCGCAGTCTCCGTCGAGATCTACGCGGTCGGCTGTCTCAAAGATCCCCTCATTGGTACCGTCAGGTTCTTGGTCGGAAACTGCCTCTACCCTGCTGTTCCTTCCCCTGACACAGTCGTTGCCGGTATCGGCATTCCCTCTTTCATCGCTCTCCAAGTCCGCCGCCCCTCCGGCAGATTTCACGGCGTTCTCAACCTTGGAGCTATGGTGATTAACGGTTTAGACCTCCTCGGCTTGACGGGATTCTCGGCGATTGGGTACCGTGATATGATGGGCCATCgacaccaccaccaccgacaccaacaccaacaccaacaccaacaccaacatcAACACCGCAGGCGGGAGCAACCAAACAAGAGCAGCGAGGAACAATACGATTCTTGCGACAATTCGTGTGGAGACCCCGCGGAATATTCCGATGCTGAATCGTCTTCGGCTTCGTCTACGTCGACCTCATCGACGGTTCTGCAGGACTGGAACGGGAAAAGGGACATACCGGCGGATGGGAAAGGAAAAGATTTCGTGGACATTGGAGGATTGCTTTGCGGATTAGGATTTCAATGGAAGAAGAATCATACTAACATGAATCTATCACAATGCTGCAAGGGTTGGGGTTTCGGTGGAGCTCTCGTCTGA